Within the uncultured Draconibacterium sp. genome, the region TGACCTGCGATTCTGCCGCTTCAAATTGTACCTGTGCGCCATCAAGATCGGCCTGACTAACAGCATTGCTTTCTGCCAAAGGTTTGTAGCGGTTTAAATCGCTTTGTGCTTTAGCATACAACGATTTCGCCTCTGCCAACAGACTTTGTTTTGCTGCAACTTCTGCTTCATAGGGTTGCGCATCGATAGTATAAAGTAATTGGCCTTTTTTTACCGGAAGACCTTCGTTAAAATGTATGCCTTCAAGAAATCCGGCAACACGGGCACGAATGGAAATGTCTTGGTAGCCATAAACCTGGCCTACAAAATCAACTTTTTCAACAACATCTTTTTGAACAACATCAACAACCTTAACTTGCATAGAAGGTGTCTGGCTTTGCTGTTCTTGTGCACATGATAGGAGCAAAGCTACTGCAATCACAATCAATAAAATTTTCATAGGAAATGGTTTTAAATGATACATTCTTAGGTTTTTTGGGATACATTCATTTTAAATTCCCTAGTAATATAAGACAATTTAAGTTATTATGGTTAAACATATTAAAAGAAAATATAGGCAGTTTTTGCCTAAACAGTAGAATACACTTCGTAAAACAATATTTATTATATGTCAGATACTTTGTAAATATTGATCTAGAAGTGATTTGTTTCGAGAGTCAGTAGTGGGAAAATAGAGGAGATTAAACCAACATAAAAAAAAGGTTCCCGTAATCGGAAACCTTTTTTTAAAATTATTGTAGCTCTATTTTTCCATTAAAACATCCTTGAGAAAGTTGGTCATTTTTGTGTAAAGGTGCATGCTTGTGTTGCCTCCTCTAATACCGTGATTTCTGTTGGTGTAAATGGCCATATCAAATTGTACGCCTGCCTGTACCATTTTCTCGGTCATTTCGAAGGTGTTTTGTGCGTGTACGTTGTCGTCGGCCGTTCCATGAACAATTAATAAATGTCCCTTGATATCGCCGGCATGCGATAAAGGCGAGTTCTCATCGTAACCTTCAGGATTTTCCTGAGGTGTGCGCATGTAACGCTCGGTATAAACCGAGTCGTAAAAACGCCAGCTTGTTACCGGTGCAACAGAAATACCAGCTTTAAAAAGATCGCCGCCTTTTTCCAGTGTAAGCAAGGTCATAAAACCTCCATAACTCCAACCAAAAATTGAAATATTTTCAGCATCAACATAAGGCAGGGTAGTCAGATATTTTGCTGCTTCCACCTGATCGTCAGATTCGTACTTACCTAATTGCATGTAGGTAACTTTTCTGAATTCTTCGCCACGTGCACCGGTTCCGCGCGGATCGACACAAACCACTAGAAAACCTTCCTGCGCCAAGTATTCATTCCAGCTAATGTCGCCCCACGAATCTCTAACACTTTGCGAATTAGGACCACTGTACTGTGTCATAAAAACCGGGTATTTTTTCGAAGTATCAAAACTGTTTGGTTTTAGCATCCATCCGTTTAGTTCAATTCCTTCTGACGTGGTAAACGTGAAAAACTCCTTTTGTGGGATTTGCATACTTTTAATAGTGTTTTTCAGTACTGTATTGTCTTGCAGAAAGCGAATTTGCTCACCTTTTTTATTGTCGTGTAAAGTGATGTAATTCGGCACTTTTGCACTGCTGTAGTAATTGATATAGTACTTGAAATTTGTACTAAAAACAGCGCTGTTTGTTCCTTTAAGTGCCGATAGTTTTCCTTTTTCTTTTTTATCCTGACTAACGTAATAAACCTCTCGGCGCAATGGCGATTCGGCCGCCGCCTGATAGTAGTAACGTTTTTTATCGGCATCGTAGCCATAAAAGTCGGTTACATCAAAATCGCCTTCGGTAAGCTTTGCAATTTCAAAACCTTGTTTGTCGTATAAATACAAATGAGACCAGCCATCGCGTTCGCTTTGTACAACAAAACTTCCATCATCAAGATAAGTGAATGCATCAAGGAAATTTTCAGCAATGTAACGGTCGTTTTTCTCTGTAAGGAAATTGCGTGTGTCGCCGGTAAATGGGTTAGCATATAAAATGTCAATCTGATTTTGATGACGATTTAAACGCATTACAACCAATTCGTTGTCGTCGGGCGTCCATTTTAAACGCGGAATGTAAATATCTGTTTTTTCGCCAATATCAACTTTAATGGCAATTTTAGTTTTCACTTCGTACGAATAAACTTCTATCTTCGAGTTGGCCTCACCGGCTTTAGGGTATTTAAAAGTATATTCTCCCGGATATAATTTATTGTCGCTAAATGTTGGCGCTGCTCCTGCATACATCGGCATTGAAAATTCACGAACTTCTCTTTCGTCGAAACGAATGTAGGCCAGGAATTTACTGTCGGGCGACCACCAAAAAGCCTTGTTAAAGCCAAATTCTTCTTCGTAAACCCAGTCGGGAGCACCGTTGATGATCTCGTTAAATTTACCATCGGTAGTTGCCTGGTGTGTGCTGCCAAATCGTAAGTTTTTGATGAAAATATTGTTGTCACGCACATAGGCCACGTAATTGCCGTCGGGTGAAAAAGTTGCCAGTTGTTGTGCTCCTTTGTCCGAAAGTTGTGTCAGCTCTTCGGTAACTGAGTTCCATACATAAAACTCTGCCGTATACGAGCGACGATAAATCGATTTACGTTCGGTTGTCAGCAATATTTTTGTTTCGTCATCACTGAATTCGTATGCCGAAAAAGAAGAAATAGGGGCATCTTTTACCTTCGTAATATCAAAAAGTACCTCAACTTCTTCGCCCGTTTGGTAACTGTATTTTACAATTTGGATCTGTTGCTCCATCGTAGTATAATGGCTTCCGTCGTTCATCGAACGCAGCCCATAAACCGACTGTGCCCTGAAAGTACCTTTTTGTAAAATGTCTTCTAATGTAATTTTTTGCGACTGTTGTGCCTGTGCCGTAAAAACAGTCAAAAATGTGACCAATAAAATAAGCAGTTTCTTCATGTCATTTCTTTTGTATGGTGAACAAAAATAGAAAAATGTTCATCTAATGTTCAATGACATTTAAAGAATATCAGAAATTCAATTGATGTTCTATTTCATTAAGTTATTCTTCAGAAAGTTTGTCATTTTAGTATAACGATGTATAGTAGTATTTCCACCGCTGATTCCGTGTCCCCGATTAGTATAAATAGCCATGTCAAATTGAATACCGGCCTGCACCAGTTTTTCTGTCATTTCGAAGGTGTTTTGCACATGCACATTATCATCGGCGGAACCGTGAATAATCAAAAGCCTTCCTTTTATATCTGCGGTATGGTTTAATGGTGAATTATTATCGTACCCTTCAGGATTTTCCTGTGGCGTGCGCATATAACGTTCGGTGTAAACCGTATCATAGAATCTTAAATTGCTAATTCCTGCCGATGCAATTCCCGCTTTAAAAAGGCTTCCGCCTTTTTCCAGGGTTGTTAACGCCATAAATCCTCCAAAGCTCTGGCCAAAAATGGCAATGTTGTTTTTATCTACATACGGTAAAGTTCCAAGATATTTGGCAACTTCCACCTGGTCATCCGATTCGTATTTTCCCAACTGCATGTAGGTTACTTTTCTGAAATCTTCGCCACGGGCCGCTGTTCCGCGCGGGTCGACACAAACCACCAGAAATCCTTCCTGGGTAAGATATTCGTTCCATCCCGGTCCTCCGTTCCATGAATCCTTTACCCATTGAGAATTGGGGCCGCCATACTGGTCCATAAGAACAGGGTATTTCTTTAACGGATCAAATCCTGCAGGTTTAATCATGTAGCCGTTTAACTCGTCGCCATAAACGGTTTTAAAACTAAAAAACTCTTTTTTAGGAACATTCCGCATTTTAAGGGTGTTCTTCAGTATGGCATTATCTTGTACAAGTCTTAACTCAGTTCCTTTAAAATCATGGACAGCAATACGAGGTGGCATTTCACTGTTGCTGTAATAATTTAAATAGTAATTAAATTTCTTACTAAAAACAGCATCATTAGTGCCTTCCTGTGTCGAAAGCTTGCCCTTTTCCTTTTCATCAACACTGGTATAATAAACTTCGCGTTGCAAGGGGGATTCTTTAGCTGCCTGGTAATAAAACAACTCCCTTTTTTCGTCGTAACCATAATATTGAATTACATCGAAATTCCCTTTTGTAAGCTGTCTAATTTCAGAGCCGTTTTTGTCGTATAAATATAAATGCGACCAGCCATCGCGCTCACTCATAATCACAAAACTTCCGTCCCTTAAATAAGTAAAGTCATCCATAAAGTTCACATCAATATATCTCCGGTTTTTTTCAGTAAAAAGAATCCTGGAATCGCCGGTATAGGGATTTGCATATAGTACATCTAAATTGTTTTGGTTCCGGTTTAATTTCATAATTACAAGATCATTAGCATCGGGTGTCCACTTTAAACGAGGAATATAAATGTCAGTATCTTCTCCTATATCGGCCGAAATGGTAGTTTTTGAACTAATTTCATAAACTTTTACAGAAACTGTAGAGTTCTTTTCTCCCGCTTTCGGGTATTTATATTTCATTTCCCCCGGATACAACTTATATTCTTCGTAGGTTGGATTTAATCCGGCATACATGGTAATTCCAAATTCAGGAACTTCACTTTCATCAAACCGAATAAAGGCAAGAAACTTACTGTCGGGTGACCACCAGAGTGCGTTCTTAAATCCTTTTCGCACCGAATAATTGCTAAATTCTTCCTCATATACCCAATCAGGGATACCGTTAATTATTTTGTTCTTTTCTCCATCGAAAGTAGTCTGGCTTTCGCTGCCATACTTCAGGTTTTTGATATAAATATTGTTATCCCGAACAAAAGCACAATAGTTTCCATCGGGAGAAAATGTTGCTTCCTGTTGCCTGCCATTGGCAGAAAGCTCTGTTAGTTCTTCAGTAACCGTATTCCATATGTAATTGGCTGCAGTATACGAATGCCTGTATATTTGTTTTATGTCAGTAGTCAATAATATTTTGGTTTCATCATTGCTAAATTCATAATCAATAAACGAAGAAATGCTCGCATTTCGTATTTTTGTAACGTCGAACACAACGTCGGTTTCCTCTCCGCTTTTGTAACTGTATTTAACAATTCTTGTATTGTTTTCGAGCGTTGTATAATGTTCGCCATCATTCATCGGGCGAAGTCCGGTAACCGTTTGAGCTCTAAAAATCCGTTTTACGAAAATATCTTCTAATGTAAATTTTTGCGGCTGTTGCGCCTGTACAGTATAAAGTGTTAAAAATGTGATCAGAAAAATAAACGGTTTCTTCATGTCATCTCATTTGTGTGATAAACAAAAATAGAAAAATGTTCATCTAATGTTCAATGACATTTAAAGAATATCAGAAATTAAGCAAAGGGAGTTTCGTGTGATTTACTAATCTGTAATTAGAGTAGCTAAAGAAAAGTTTTGGTAATGTACATTTGAGGCATAAAAAAGGATGCGATCGTTGTAGCTGTCAGTTACGGATGCATCCTTCTTCGCTTTAATCCAAATATATTTCTATTCCAAAAGTTCGTAATCGTGCATTTCTTTCATAAAGGAAACAAAATCGTCTTTTTGTTCCGAGTCCATCCATTTCATGGCACTTCGCGGATGTTCGTTCATAGCTCCGGTAATCAGGTAAGGAATATGATATCCCCAGTCAATTTTTTCCTGCCATGGTTTTACATGCGTTTGAATAGCTTCCAACAACGGAAGTAACCGGTATTTCGGATTTTTTAGGAATGCAATGAGAATTTCGATAGGGCAGTTTCCTGCACCACGTCCCATTCCAAGTAAAGTGGCATCGAGCATGGTAACACCATTAATAAGCGATGTTACGGTGTTCGACATCGCCAGTTGCATGTTGTTGTGTGCATGAATTCCTAGCTCTTTATCGGGCATGGCGGTAGCATATTTTTTTACCAGTTTCTGAATACTTTCGCAATACAAACTACCAAAACTGTCGACCACATAAATTATTGGTATGCGCGATTTGGCAAGATCAGCCAGCGCTTCATCCAAATCCGACTCATTTACCTTCGATACGGCCATCAGGTTAATGGTAACTTCGTAGCCTTTGTCCATGCAATGTTCGGCCAACCAAATGGCTTTATCTACCTGGTGACAGTAACAGGCAACACGCATCATGTCGATCAGGCTTTCGTTTGCCGGTGGAATATCTTCCGGTGCAATTCGGCCAATATCGGCCATTGCCGAAAGTTTCAGTTTGGTATCGTTGTTGCCAACAACACGGCGAAGATCTTTGTCGTCGCAAAATTTCCATGGTCCAACTTCTTCTCTCGAAAAAGCCGATTCGCTACTTTTATAGCCAATTTCCATGTAATCAACACCGGCCTCAACACAGCCTTGGTAAACGCCACGCACGAAGTCGTCGCTAAACTGCCACTTGTTCATCAGCCCGCCGTCGCGAACTGTACAATCCATTACTTTTATGTCTGCTTTATACATTACTTGCTGTTTTTAATTTTTAGTAAATCCATTTCATGGTTAATGTTGCTCTCCACCAAAAGCGTGTATATTTGCTCAAAAACGTCGGCATTTAATCCTTTCGATTCTGCCCAATCCCGGCGCTGTTGAATCACTGCATCTTTTCTTTCCTGTGCAATTATTGCGTTTTTATCATTTTTAAAGCGAACAACAGCTTCTACATATTTATGCCGTTCGGCAAAAAGTAAAATGATATGTTCATCAATTTTGTCAATCTCACCTCTTAGTTCTTCCAGCGATTGACAATCTTCCGGATCTTTAAACCCCATATTTCAAAAAATTATAATCTATTGATTTTTATTGCTGTCTGCCACAAAGAAATCAATAAAA harbors:
- a CDS encoding aldolase catalytic domain-containing protein, encoding MYKADIKVMDCTVRDGGLMNKWQFSDDFVRGVYQGCVEAGVDYMEIGYKSSESAFSREEVGPWKFCDDKDLRRVVGNNDTKLKLSAMADIGRIAPEDIPPANESLIDMMRVACYCHQVDKAIWLAEHCMDKGYEVTINLMAVSKVNESDLDEALADLAKSRIPIIYVVDSFGSLYCESIQKLVKKYATAMPDKELGIHAHNNMQLAMSNTVTSLINGVTMLDATLLGMGRGAGNCPIEILIAFLKNPKYRLLPLLEAIQTHVKPWQEKIDWGYHIPYLITGAMNEHPRSAMKWMDSEQKDDFVSFMKEMHDYELLE
- a CDS encoding S9 family peptidase; amino-acid sequence: MKKLLILLVTFLTVFTAQAQQSQKITLEDILQKGTFRAQSVYGLRSMNDGSHYTTMEQQIQIVKYSYQTGEEVEVLFDITKVKDAPISSFSAYEFSDDETKILLTTERKSIYRRSYTAEFYVWNSVTEELTQLSDKGAQQLATFSPDGNYVAYVRDNNIFIKNLRFGSTHQATTDGKFNEIINGAPDWVYEEEFGFNKAFWWSPDSKFLAYIRFDEREVREFSMPMYAGAAPTFSDNKLYPGEYTFKYPKAGEANSKIEVYSYEVKTKIAIKVDIGEKTDIYIPRLKWTPDDNELVVMRLNRHQNQIDILYANPFTGDTRNFLTEKNDRYIAENFLDAFTYLDDGSFVVQSERDGWSHLYLYDKQGFEIAKLTEGDFDVTDFYGYDADKKRYYYQAAAESPLRREVYYVSQDKKEKGKLSALKGTNSAVFSTNFKYYINYYSSAKVPNYITLHDNKKGEQIRFLQDNTVLKNTIKSMQIPQKEFFTFTTSEGIELNGWMLKPNSFDTSKKYPVFMTQYSGPNSQSVRDSWGDISWNEYLAQEGFLVVCVDPRGTGARGEEFRKVTYMQLGKYESDDQVEAAKYLTTLPYVDAENISIFGWSYGGFMTLLTLEKGGDLFKAGISVAPVTSWRFYDSVYTERYMRTPQENPEGYDENSPLSHAGDIKGHLLIVHGTADDNVHAQNTFEMTEKMVQAGVQFDMAIYTNRNHGIRGGNTSMHLYTKMTNFLKDVLMEK
- a CDS encoding S9 family peptidase, with product MKKPFIFLITFLTLYTVQAQQPQKFTLEDIFVKRIFRAQTVTGLRPMNDGEHYTTLENNTRIVKYSYKSGEETDVVFDVTKIRNASISSFIDYEFSNDETKILLTTDIKQIYRHSYTAANYIWNTVTEELTELSANGRQQEATFSPDGNYCAFVRDNNIYIKNLKYGSESQTTFDGEKNKIINGIPDWVYEEEFSNYSVRKGFKNALWWSPDSKFLAFIRFDESEVPEFGITMYAGLNPTYEEYKLYPGEMKYKYPKAGEKNSTVSVKVYEISSKTTISADIGEDTDIYIPRLKWTPDANDLVIMKLNRNQNNLDVLYANPYTGDSRILFTEKNRRYIDVNFMDDFTYLRDGSFVIMSERDGWSHLYLYDKNGSEIRQLTKGNFDVIQYYGYDEKRELFYYQAAKESPLQREVYYTSVDEKEKGKLSTQEGTNDAVFSKKFNYYLNYYSNSEMPPRIAVHDFKGTELRLVQDNAILKNTLKMRNVPKKEFFSFKTVYGDELNGYMIKPAGFDPLKKYPVLMDQYGGPNSQWVKDSWNGGPGWNEYLTQEGFLVVCVDPRGTAARGEDFRKVTYMQLGKYESDDQVEVAKYLGTLPYVDKNNIAIFGQSFGGFMALTTLEKGGSLFKAGIASAGISNLRFYDTVYTERYMRTPQENPEGYDNNSPLNHTADIKGRLLIIHGSADDNVHVQNTFEMTEKLVQAGIQFDMAIYTNRGHGISGGNTTIHRYTKMTNFLKNNLMK
- a CDS encoding chorismate mutase; protein product: MGFKDPEDCQSLEELRGEIDKIDEHIILLFAERHKYVEAVVRFKNDKNAIIAQERKDAVIQQRRDWAESKGLNADVFEQIYTLLVESNINHEMDLLKIKNSK